The Saccharopolyspora gloriosae genome window below encodes:
- a CDS encoding cytochrome ubiquinol oxidase subunit I, giving the protein MELLDIARWQFGITTVYHFLMVPLTIGLSLLVAGMQTAWWRTGNERYLKMTRFWGKLMMINFAMGVVTGIVQEFQFGMAWSEYSRFVGDVFGAPLAMEGIVAFFVESTFLGLWIFGWDRLSKGVHLACAWAFSLATVASAYFILAANSWMQHPVGIEVVDGRPRMNSIWAVMTNNTVLAAFPHTIFGCFAVAGSFLIGIAAYKIAEHHRNSGHDDEDRKLWHGSMRLGAWVGVIAFAGLALSGDVQGKLMFEQQPMKMASAEALCHTEQPASFSIFAYGDVGRQNCEDVKSFTVPYILSYLANGDFTSEVKGVQALVPEYQAAYGTHYPDDARLGAFAGQPIDYVPNLPATYWGFRFMIGFGGMAALGAVAVLWFTRKGRFPKGRWWAPLAVASIATPFLGNAFGWIFTELGRQPFVVAPNPNPSGVDGVWMYTASAVSSGVTPGEMLTSLIALTAVYGVLACVEIFLIVRFVKGGVAATMPHEPPDDEKSDDDTLSFAY; this is encoded by the coding sequence GTGGAACTCCTCGACATCGCCCGGTGGCAGTTCGGGATCACGACCGTCTACCACTTCCTGATGGTTCCGCTGACCATCGGACTCTCCCTGCTGGTCGCGGGGATGCAGACGGCGTGGTGGCGCACCGGGAACGAGCGCTACCTGAAGATGACCCGCTTCTGGGGCAAGTTGATGATGATCAACTTCGCGATGGGCGTGGTCACCGGCATCGTGCAGGAGTTCCAGTTCGGCATGGCGTGGAGCGAGTACTCCCGCTTCGTCGGCGACGTGTTCGGCGCCCCGCTGGCGATGGAGGGGATCGTCGCGTTCTTCGTCGAATCCACCTTCCTCGGCCTGTGGATCTTCGGCTGGGACCGGCTGTCGAAGGGCGTGCACCTGGCCTGCGCGTGGGCGTTCTCGCTGGCCACGGTCGCCTCCGCGTACTTCATCCTCGCCGCGAACTCGTGGATGCAGCACCCGGTGGGCATCGAGGTGGTCGACGGCAGGCCGCGGATGAACTCCATCTGGGCGGTGATGACGAACAACACCGTGCTCGCCGCGTTCCCGCACACCATCTTCGGCTGCTTCGCCGTGGCCGGGTCGTTCCTCATCGGCATCGCCGCCTACAAGATCGCCGAGCACCACCGGAACTCCGGCCACGACGACGAGGACCGCAAGCTGTGGCACGGCTCGATGCGGCTCGGCGCGTGGGTCGGCGTGATCGCCTTCGCGGGCCTGGCGCTGTCCGGTGACGTGCAGGGCAAGCTGATGTTCGAGCAGCAGCCGATGAAGATGGCCTCCGCCGAAGCGCTCTGCCACACCGAGCAACCCGCCAGCTTCTCGATCTTCGCCTACGGCGACGTCGGCAGGCAGAACTGCGAGGACGTCAAGAGCTTCACCGTGCCGTACATCCTGTCGTACCTGGCCAACGGCGACTTCACCAGCGAGGTCAAGGGCGTGCAGGCGCTGGTGCCCGAGTACCAGGCCGCCTACGGCACGCACTACCCGGACGATGCGCGGCTCGGCGCGTTCGCCGGGCAGCCCATCGACTACGTGCCGAACCTGCCCGCGACCTACTGGGGCTTCCGGTTCATGATCGGCTTCGGCGGGATGGCCGCGCTCGGCGCCGTCGCGGTCCTGTGGTTCACCCGCAAGGGCCGGTTCCCGAAGGGGCGCTGGTGGGCGCCTCTGGCGGTGGCGAGCATCGCGACCCCGTTCCTCGGCAACGCGTTCGGCTGGATCTTCACCGAACTCGGCCGCCAGCCGTTCGTCGTCGCGCCCAACCCGAACCCGTCCGGAGTGGACGGCGTGTGGATGTACACGGCCTCGGCGGTGTCCTCCGGGGTGACACCGGGCGAGATGCTCACCTCGCTGATCGCCCTCACCGCCGTGTACGGCGTGCTGGCCTGCGTCGAGATCTTCCTGATCGTGCGCTTCGTCAAGGGCGGCGTAGCAGCGACGATGCCCCACGAACCACCAGACGACGAAAAGTCCGACGACGACACGCTTTCGTTCGCTTACTGA
- a CDS encoding IclR family transcriptional regulator gives MPHRPRGRDDSAPPKETSLTLERGLNLLQAVAEADGAAPTISDLAATVGVSRAAVYRLLGPLQARGLVRREGSRVRLGLGVLWVAGRVLPQLRFASLPALRGLAEHVGATVHLTVADGGEAQAIAVVEPSWTSYHVSYRVGTRHPVQRGAAGRAVDLPPNGPRWVVSSGELHTGAYGVAAPVQGVPGLRASVGVVSLEPLVGDEVGPLVSDTARAVAEALR, from the coding sequence TTGCCGCACCGCCCGCGCGGGCGGGACGACTCCGCGCCGCCCAAGGAGACCTCGCTGACCCTGGAGCGCGGGCTGAACCTGCTGCAGGCCGTCGCCGAAGCCGACGGTGCCGCGCCCACCATCAGCGACCTCGCCGCGACCGTGGGGGTGAGCCGCGCGGCCGTGTACCGGCTGCTCGGGCCGTTGCAGGCGCGCGGGCTGGTGCGGCGCGAAGGGTCCCGGGTGCGGCTCGGGCTCGGCGTGCTGTGGGTGGCGGGGCGGGTGCTGCCGCAGCTGCGGTTCGCGTCGCTGCCCGCGCTGCGCGGACTCGCCGAGCACGTGGGCGCCACCGTGCACCTCACCGTCGCCGACGGCGGTGAGGCGCAGGCCATCGCCGTGGTGGAGCCGTCGTGGACGAGCTACCACGTGTCCTACCGGGTCGGCACCCGTCACCCGGTGCAGCGCGGCGCGGCGGGACGCGCCGTGGACCTGCCGCCGAACGGGCCGCGCTGGGTGGTCAGCAGCGGCGAGCTGCACACCGGTGCCTACGGGGTCGCCGCGCCGGTCCAGGGCGTGCCGGGACTGCGCGCGAGCGTCGGCGTGGTGTCCCTCGAACCCCTCGTCGGCGACGAGGTCGGCCCCCTGGTCTCCGACACCGCCCGAGCCGTCGCCGAAGCCCTCCGCTGA
- a CDS encoding fumarylacetoacetate hydrolase family protein yields the protein MTWIEDPEFAADKPFGPQTLPYGVLVTSQGPVISVRVGKHALPLRGIADVLGPRLAELVSANSLDPLLAAGRERWRELRERLTGIVIAGSAPAGAELVRTDWHTLVLPFTVGDYVDFYSSRHHAENVGRILRRGAAELPDNWTHLPIGYHGRAGTVRVSGTDVPRPSGQRRTTGDRNPAFGPTRRLDFEAEVGFICGGETTARVPTEDFAEHCFGVALVNDWSARDLQAWESQPLGPLLSKSFATSVAGWITPLEAFEHARIALPEREHALHDYLTETDPWGLDLRLEVRCNDIVLSRPRFADMAWSPAQQLAHLTVNGATVRAGDLFASGTVSGPARDQRGCLLELTWGGSEPITLDDGEQRTFLQDGDRVTLGGTAPGPDGSVIGLSEVTGTVLSATWR from the coding sequence GTGACCTGGATCGAGGACCCCGAGTTCGCCGCCGACAAGCCGTTCGGGCCGCAGACGCTGCCCTACGGAGTGCTGGTGACCTCGCAAGGTCCGGTGATCTCCGTGCGCGTCGGCAAGCACGCCTTGCCGCTGCGCGGGATCGCGGACGTGCTGGGGCCTCGGCTGGCCGAGCTGGTCAGCGCGAACTCGCTCGATCCACTGCTGGCCGCCGGGCGGGAGCGGTGGCGGGAACTGCGGGAGCGGCTCACCGGGATCGTCATCGCCGGGTCGGCGCCGGCCGGTGCGGAACTGGTGCGCACCGACTGGCACACGCTGGTGCTGCCGTTCACCGTCGGCGACTACGTGGACTTCTACTCCTCGCGCCACCACGCCGAGAACGTCGGCCGCATCCTGCGCCGGGGCGCCGCCGAACTCCCCGACAACTGGACGCACCTGCCCATCGGCTACCACGGCCGGGCGGGCACCGTGCGCGTCTCCGGCACCGACGTGCCGCGGCCCAGCGGGCAGCGGCGCACCACCGGCGACCGGAACCCGGCGTTCGGACCCACCCGCAGGCTCGACTTCGAAGCGGAGGTCGGCTTCATCTGCGGCGGCGAGACCACCGCGCGGGTGCCGACGGAGGACTTCGCGGAGCACTGCTTCGGCGTGGCGCTGGTCAACGACTGGTCCGCGCGGGACCTGCAGGCCTGGGAGTCGCAGCCGCTCGGGCCGTTGCTGTCGAAGTCCTTCGCGACGTCCGTCGCCGGGTGGATCACGCCGCTGGAGGCCTTCGAACACGCCCGGATCGCGCTGCCCGAACGGGAGCACGCGCTGCACGACTACCTCACCGAGACCGACCCGTGGGGGCTGGACCTGCGGCTCGAAGTGCGGTGCAACGACATCGTGCTGTCCCGGCCCCGGTTCGCCGACATGGCGTGGTCCCCGGCGCAGCAGCTCGCGCACCTCACCGTGAACGGGGCGACCGTGCGGGCCGGGGACCTGTTCGCCTCCGGCACCGTGTCCGGGCCCGCGCGGGACCAGCGCGGCTGCCTGCTGGAGCTGACCTGGGGCGGCTCCGAACCGATCACACTGGACGACGGCGAGCAGCGCACCTTCCTCCAGGACGGAGATCGGGTCACACTCGGTGGAACCGCGCCCGGACCGGACGGTTCGGTGATCGGCCTCAGCGAGGTGACGGGCACGGTGCTGTCCGCGACCTGGAGGTGA
- a CDS encoding DUF2470 domain-containing protein produces MRERTTRRPAKPTPAERARTIARRGGRAALMPSGESSARIAPLLHHVHPDGTATVLLGDDHPLVATAWQAPRTEIAVVLEVADPTPVRLREPVRGLLWLTGRIRVLTGSDAREDVLAVAEQRPDSRLLDAGHGASVLKLEPASLVLADAEGTCSVPAAEFTAAQPDPFCLFEDDWLRHLESAHRDVVGMLARHLPDDLRGGHIRPLGLDRFGLRLRVESADGDHDVRLAFSAPVDNAESLGLELRRLVGCPFLAGQRSA; encoded by the coding sequence GTGCGCGAGAGGACGACACGTCGCCCGGCCAAGCCGACCCCGGCGGAGCGGGCCAGGACGATAGCTCGACGAGGTGGCAGGGCCGCGTTGATGCCTTCCGGGGAGAGTTCCGCCCGGATCGCTCCGCTGCTGCACCACGTGCATCCCGACGGCACCGCGACGGTGCTGCTCGGCGATGATCACCCGCTGGTCGCGACCGCGTGGCAGGCGCCGCGCACCGAGATCGCCGTGGTGCTGGAGGTCGCCGACCCCACCCCGGTGCGGCTGCGCGAACCGGTGCGCGGGCTGCTGTGGCTGACCGGCCGGATCCGGGTGCTCACGGGCTCGGACGCCCGCGAGGACGTGCTGGCGGTCGCCGAACAGCGCCCGGACAGCCGGTTGCTGGACGCGGGCCACGGGGCGTCGGTGCTGAAGCTGGAGCCCGCGTCGCTGGTGCTGGCGGACGCGGAGGGCACCTGCTCGGTGCCTGCCGCGGAGTTCACCGCCGCCCAACCGGACCCGTTCTGCCTGTTCGAGGACGACTGGCTGCGGCACTTGGAGAGCGCGCACCGGGACGTGGTGGGCATGCTCGCCCGGCACCTGCCGGACGACCTGCGCGGCGGGCACATCCGGCCGCTGGGCCTGGACCGGTTCGGGTTGCGGCTGCGGGTGGAGTCGGCCGACGGCGATCACGACGTGCGGCTGGCGTTCTCGGCGCCGGTGGACAACGCCGAGTCGCTGGGCCTGGAGCTGCGCCGCCTGGTCGGCTGCCCCTTCTTGGCGGGTCAGCGCTCGGCCTGA
- a CDS encoding CPBP family glutamic-type intramembrane protease, giving the protein MSTVREWLFPSRPEQPARLTDPAQRRAIGIELLLVFAVTLGMSGLQSLLSLLDALTQAQSLAEQSVAINAPQAESGLLDLLRQLASALRLFAWGGLGIFLLWRGGVALHRIGMDRSRPWRDAAGGAGLAALIGVPGLGLYLTAHALGLSLTVQPSTLDDAWWRAPVLVLSAFGNSFAEEALVVAYLLTRLRQLGWSENRSLWVSAVLRGSYHLYQGFGGFVGNVVMGLVFGRVWQRANRLWPLVIGHALIDVVAFVGYAALRGHVGWLP; this is encoded by the coding sequence GTGAGCACTGTGCGCGAGTGGCTGTTCCCGTCCCGCCCGGAGCAACCGGCCCGGCTGACCGATCCGGCGCAGCGGCGGGCGATCGGCATCGAGCTGCTCCTGGTGTTCGCGGTGACGCTCGGCATGTCGGGCCTGCAGAGCCTGCTGTCGCTGCTGGACGCGCTGACCCAGGCCCAGTCGCTGGCGGAGCAGTCGGTGGCGATCAACGCCCCGCAGGCCGAGTCGGGGCTGCTGGACCTGCTGCGGCAGCTCGCGAGCGCGCTGCGGTTGTTCGCGTGGGGCGGGCTGGGGATCTTCCTGCTGTGGCGCGGCGGTGTGGCGCTGCACCGGATCGGCATGGACCGCTCGCGGCCGTGGCGCGACGCCGCGGGCGGCGCGGGGCTGGCGGCGCTGATCGGCGTTCCCGGCCTGGGCCTGTACCTGACGGCGCACGCGCTGGGCCTGAGCCTCACCGTGCAGCCGTCCACTTTGGACGACGCGTGGTGGCGGGCGCCGGTGCTGGTGCTCTCGGCGTTCGGCAACTCGTTCGCCGAGGAGGCCCTGGTGGTCGCCTACCTGCTGACGCGGTTGCGCCAGCTGGGCTGGTCGGAGAATCGCTCGTTGTGGGTGTCGGCGGTGCTGCGCGGCAGCTACCACCTGTACCAGGGCTTCGGCGGTTTCGTGGGCAACGTGGTGATGGGCCTGGTCTTCGGCCGGGTGTGGCAGCGCGCGAACCGGTTGTGGCCGCTTGTGATCGGGCACGCGCTGATCGACGTGGTGGCGTTCGTGGGTTACGCGGCGCTGCGCGGGCACGTCGGCTGGCTGCCCTGA
- a CDS encoding arginine deiminase, with protein MRSEVGPLRTVLLHRPGNELKRLTPRNSDQLLFDAIPWVDRAQAEHDAFAEVLRARGIDVVLLHELLIETLRDPRARAAAVLSAVDEREIGTDIADALRSHLSTVDERALAEALIAGMTFEELPAAEGDSLVRRMHLPHDFALTPLPNLLFTRDSSVWVGDRVAVASLAMPARRRESAITDLIYAYHPRFSRSGRAYGAHSAPVEGGDVLLLAPGVVAIGVGERTTPAGAESFARSMFADDLAHTVLAVPITQQRASIHLDTVCTMVAEDAVVMYPAIQHSLTAYSLRPKDGGVDVSGPEPFLTSAAHAMGIDRLRVIDTGLDPVTAEREQWEDGNNTLALAPGVVVAYERNVETNSRLEAAGVEVVRISGSELGTGRGGPRCMSCPITRESL; from the coding sequence GTGCGCAGCGAGGTGGGCCCGCTGCGCACCGTCCTGCTGCACCGGCCGGGCAACGAGCTCAAGCGCCTCACCCCGCGCAACAGCGATCAGCTGCTGTTCGACGCGATCCCGTGGGTGGACCGCGCGCAGGCCGAGCACGACGCGTTCGCCGAGGTGCTGCGCGCCCGCGGCATCGACGTGGTGCTGCTGCACGAGCTGCTGATCGAGACGCTGCGCGACCCCCGCGCGCGGGCAGCGGCGGTGCTCAGCGCGGTGGACGAACGCGAGATCGGCACCGACATCGCCGACGCCCTCCGCTCCCACCTGTCCACAGTGGACGAACGGGCGCTGGCGGAGGCGCTGATCGCGGGCATGACGTTCGAGGAGCTGCCCGCCGCCGAAGGCGATTCGCTGGTGCGCCGGATGCACCTGCCGCACGACTTCGCGCTCACCCCGCTGCCGAACCTGCTGTTCACCCGCGATTCCTCGGTGTGGGTGGGAGATCGCGTCGCGGTCGCCTCGCTCGCGATGCCCGCGCGCCGCCGCGAATCCGCGATCACCGACCTGATCTACGCCTACCACCCGCGCTTCTCCCGGTCCGGCCGCGCGTACGGCGCGCACTCGGCGCCCGTCGAAGGCGGCGACGTGCTGCTGCTGGCGCCCGGCGTCGTCGCGATCGGCGTCGGCGAGCGCACCACCCCGGCGGGTGCGGAGTCCTTCGCCCGCTCGATGTTCGCCGACGACCTCGCGCACACGGTGCTCGCGGTGCCGATCACCCAGCAGCGCGCGTCGATCCACCTGGACACGGTGTGCACGATGGTCGCCGAGGACGCCGTGGTGATGTACCCGGCGATCCAGCACTCGCTGACCGCGTACTCGCTGCGCCCGAAGGACGGCGGCGTGGACGTCTCCGGCCCGGAACCGTTCCTGACCAGCGCCGCGCACGCGATGGGCATCGACCGGCTGCGCGTCATCGACACCGGCCTCGACCCGGTCACCGCCGAACGCGAGCAGTGGGAGGACGGCAACAACACCCTCGCCCTGGCCCCCGGCGTCGTCGTCGCCTACGAGCGCAACGTGGAGACGAACTCCCGGCTGGAGGCCGCCGGCGTGGAGGTCGTGCGCATCAGCGGCTCCGAACTCGGCACCGGCCGCGGCGGCCCCCGCTGCATGTCCTGCCCCATCACCCGCGAATCGCTGTAG
- a CDS encoding zinc finger protein — protein MEREVIVVLGGSSGLVVYWRPMRGERHAFSPDRPPREGEVRSALCGTSDELVEPSDVDWLDPTCEECGRQARNLLELRQRARP, from the coding sequence TTGGAACGAGAGGTGATCGTCGTGCTCGGTGGTAGCTCAGGTCTGGTCGTGTACTGGCGCCCGATGCGCGGCGAGCGGCACGCGTTCAGCCCGGATCGGCCGCCGCGCGAAGGCGAGGTGCGCAGCGCGCTGTGCGGCACCTCGGACGAGCTCGTCGAACCGTCCGATGTGGACTGGCTGGACCCGACCTGCGAGGAATGCGGGCGGCAGGCCAGGAACCTGCTCGAACTGCGGCAGCGGGCGCGGCCCTGA
- a CDS encoding helix-turn-helix transcriptional regulator, with translation MIDYEVMDVAPSSPTVANWALGRRIREKREAEGLAGGESAKRIGITPAFLSEVEKGKKNLSPDKMEALLDAYEFTSEEQDELRELRDEGSRRAWWTGYSALFSNELLRLFGLEHGAESICTYDNGLVNGLLQTEDYARAIIESGTPNVRLAESDRRVECRMMRQRRLTGDDPLRLRTIMTEAALRQQIGGRLTLRNQLNHLANLIEKQEDHVEVWIVPFEATGGDALGGSSFLLLDFPSGRLPTMLWQETVTSTRLTSSQLAVREYSIAVSSAAEHSLSREDSLKLIKKAASEL, from the coding sequence GTGATCGACTACGAGGTGATGGACGTGGCACCGAGCTCGCCGACCGTCGCGAATTGGGCGCTGGGACGCAGAATCCGCGAGAAACGCGAAGCCGAAGGCCTCGCCGGTGGCGAGAGCGCGAAGCGCATCGGCATCACGCCCGCGTTCCTGTCCGAAGTTGAGAAGGGCAAGAAGAACCTCTCGCCCGACAAGATGGAAGCGCTGCTCGACGCCTACGAGTTCACTTCGGAAGAGCAGGACGAGCTGCGCGAACTCCGCGACGAAGGCAGTCGCCGAGCCTGGTGGACCGGCTACAGCGCCCTGTTCAGCAACGAACTCCTCCGCCTTTTCGGCCTGGAACACGGCGCGGAGAGCATCTGCACCTACGACAACGGACTGGTGAACGGACTTCTTCAGACCGAGGACTACGCACGCGCGATCATCGAATCCGGAACGCCCAACGTCCGGCTTGCCGAATCCGATCGCAGAGTCGAGTGCCGGATGATGCGGCAACGACGACTCACCGGCGATGATCCGCTGCGGCTGCGCACGATCATGACCGAAGCCGCCCTGCGACAGCAGATCGGCGGCCGGCTCACCTTGCGGAACCAGCTGAACCACTTGGCAAACCTCATCGAGAAGCAAGAGGACCACGTCGAAGTGTGGATCGTTCCGTTCGAGGCGACCGGAGGTGACGCCCTCGGCGGTTCGTCCTTCCTGCTGCTGGACTTCCCGAGTGGACGACTCCCGACGATGCTCTGGCAAGAGACCGTGACCTCGACCCGCTTGACCTCCAGTCAACTGGCGGTGCGCGAGTACAGCATCGCCGTTTCCTCTGCGGCCGAGCACTCGCTGAGCAGGGAAGATTCCCTCAAGCTGATCAAGAAGGCCGCCAGTGAGCTTTGA
- a CDS encoding DUF397 domain-containing protein produces MKRIEATTPHDALGWRKSSRSANNSHCVEVAVAERAVAVRDTKDRTGGTLGFTRSQWTAFLTSL; encoded by the coding sequence ATGAAGAGGATCGAAGCCACAACGCCGCATGATGCGCTCGGCTGGCGGAAGTCCAGTCGCAGCGCCAACAACTCACACTGCGTCGAGGTCGCCGTGGCCGAGCGTGCGGTCGCCGTGCGCGACACCAAGGACCGCACCGGCGGCACGCTCGGCTTCACCCGATCCCAGTGGACGGCGTTCCTCACCTCCCTGTGA
- a CDS encoding DNA-processing protein DprA: MVDARTGPASPVWDDTERAALIALLRERPQRMSWPDITAEVSSSGSARSVWDGLVPGDLFNTEPAALAEASADIERWRAEDFHFSTFLDHEYPAQLREVHEMPPVLFSRGSLRAADPGVSVVGSRKASARGLQVASTLARNLAERNITVVSGLASGIDTAAHTAALDSGGRTVACVGTGITVTYPAENRALQEHIARDGLVLSQFWPDAPPQRQNFPMRNAVMSGYGRATIIVEAGEHSGARIQARQAVEHGRPVILVDNVVEANTWAKDIARRPGVHVASGTQEVMDLVEEALNPSVPTEDLVDQLIRDQGGQSHR; the protein is encoded by the coding sequence ATGGTCGACGCACGAACCGGCCCGGCGTCCCCGGTTTGGGACGACACCGAGCGAGCAGCACTGATCGCGTTGTTGCGGGAACGCCCGCAACGGATGTCGTGGCCCGACATCACCGCTGAAGTCAGCAGCTCGGGAAGCGCTCGATCGGTGTGGGACGGCCTGGTACCGGGAGACCTCTTCAACACCGAGCCCGCGGCGCTCGCCGAAGCATCCGCGGACATCGAACGGTGGCGCGCCGAAGACTTCCACTTCTCGACCTTCCTCGACCACGAGTACCCGGCACAGCTCCGGGAGGTGCACGAGATGCCGCCGGTGCTGTTCAGCCGAGGATCACTGCGCGCGGCAGACCCAGGAGTATCCGTGGTCGGTTCCCGAAAAGCCTCCGCCCGGGGTTTGCAGGTGGCGAGCACGCTGGCGCGCAACCTCGCGGAGCGGAACATCACCGTGGTGTCGGGACTCGCCAGCGGAATCGACACGGCGGCGCACACGGCGGCACTCGACTCAGGTGGCCGAACCGTCGCCTGCGTGGGGACGGGCATCACCGTCACCTACCCGGCCGAGAACCGCGCCCTCCAGGAACACATCGCGCGGGACGGCCTGGTGCTCTCCCAGTTCTGGCCGGACGCGCCGCCTCAACGCCAGAACTTCCCCATGCGCAACGCCGTCATGTCCGGTTACGGACGGGCCACGATCATCGTCGAAGCCGGTGAGCACAGCGGAGCCCGCATCCAGGCCCGGCAAGCCGTGGAGCACGGCCGCCCGGTGATCCTCGTCGACAACGTCGTCGAGGCCAACACCTGGGCGAAGGACATCGCCCGACGCCCAGGAGTGCACGTCGCATCCGGCACCCAAGAGGTAATGGACCTGGTCGAGGAAGCGCTGAACCCCAGCGTGCCGACCGAAGACCTGGTGGACCAGCTGATTCGCGACCAGGGCGGTCAGAGCCATCGCTGA
- a CDS encoding ferritin, giving the protein MTTTAKKIQPRESRFHQLLQDQVRNELTASQQYLAVAVWFDNEDLPRLAAHFYRQSVEERNHAMMIVQYLMDNDIKVAIPSIEEVRNDFTETRELVALALEQEREVTQEIVTLAKAARDEGDYLGEQFLQWFLKEQVEEVSQMSTLLAVVDRSNGNLFDVENFLAREAVGDEGTDPTAPPAAGGAL; this is encoded by the coding sequence ATGACCACGACCGCCAAGAAGATCCAGCCGCGCGAATCCCGTTTCCACCAGCTGCTGCAGGACCAGGTGCGCAACGAACTCACCGCCTCGCAGCAGTACCTCGCGGTCGCGGTGTGGTTCGACAACGAGGACCTGCCGCGCCTGGCCGCGCACTTCTACCGCCAGTCGGTCGAAGAGCGCAACCACGCCATGATGATCGTGCAGTACCTGATGGACAACGACATCAAGGTCGCCATCCCGTCCATCGAAGAGGTCCGCAACGACTTCACCGAGACCCGCGAACTCGTCGCCCTCGCCCTGGAGCAGGAGCGCGAAGTGACGCAGGAGATCGTGACGCTGGCCAAGGCCGCCCGCGACGAAGGCGACTACCTCGGCGAGCAGTTCCTCCAGTGGTTCCTCAAGGAACAGGTCGAGGAGGTCTCGCAGATGTCGACGCTGCTGGCCGTCGTGGACCGCTCCAACGGGAACCTGTTCGACGTGGAGAACTTCCTCGCCCGCGAAGCCGTCGGCGACGAAGGCACCGACCCGACCGCTCCCCCGGCCGCTGGCGGAGCGCTCTGA
- a CDS encoding SigE family RNA polymerase sigma factor encodes MTAQLPAVRAASEAQVGWSRPARQGDMATEDDFAEFVRVALPGLMRYGHALTGNPHDAADLVQTVLEKVGARWSKIRQQCDEPRAYVRKAMANTHVSRWRRTRRETLLAEFPDVPAAEAPDRLENEPLWQALRGLPPRQRAVVVLRYYEGLSEAEIAETLGVSAGTVKSQASKALASLRRKLGPVFEGGGV; translated from the coding sequence GTGACCGCTCAGTTGCCCGCCGTGCGCGCCGCTTCCGAGGCGCAGGTGGGTTGGTCACGCCCGGCACGTCAAGGGGACATGGCGACGGAGGACGATTTCGCGGAGTTCGTGCGCGTCGCCTTGCCGGGGTTGATGCGCTACGGCCACGCGCTCACGGGAAATCCGCACGACGCGGCGGATCTGGTGCAGACGGTGCTGGAGAAGGTCGGCGCGCGCTGGTCGAAGATCCGCCAGCAGTGCGACGAGCCGCGCGCCTACGTCCGCAAGGCGATGGCGAACACGCACGTGAGCCGGTGGCGCCGCACTCGCCGCGAGACGTTGCTGGCGGAGTTCCCGGACGTGCCGGCGGCGGAGGCGCCGGACCGGCTGGAGAACGAGCCGTTGTGGCAGGCGTTGCGCGGTCTGCCGCCGAGGCAGCGCGCGGTGGTGGTGCTGCGCTACTACGAGGGCTTGTCGGAGGCGGAGATCGCCGAGACCCTCGGGGTCAGCGCGGGAACGGTGAAGAGCCAGGCCAGCAAGGCGCTGGCGTCGTTGCGCCGCAAGCTCGGCCCGGTCTTCGAGGGCGGTGGGGTGTGA
- a CDS encoding DUF5926 family protein, producing the protein MSKRTAPTQRAEGAVGPRQPCPCGSGKRYKACHGAAGGSADVIVTRPFEGLAAEGDLVALREFVPSATAKLPLRDGSEVTVASVLPMAAAAVRRTDGQAFVGLQVQTRSGDLSRDLARAIEWVQQAEQGASLPVVGPEPAQAEVPTRLQDLIDPAAELEVVLHEDFSWWLPEGTEATGDVALSLERANAAIMPTERLSAEGARSAYWVDPGEKAHLRWVRPEPEEKLLAALARLAARGELALDEDSKFAGSFRAHGVLVPVWDLDRDKHPREWNEPAAALGERLAEALSSLDSTPLDAAERRSRDGLRGRQITLR; encoded by the coding sequence GTGTCGAAGCGAACGGCCCCGACCCAGCGCGCTGAGGGAGCTGTCGGCCCGAGGCAGCCTTGCCCGTGCGGGTCCGGGAAGCGCTACAAGGCGTGCCACGGTGCCGCGGGCGGCTCCGCCGACGTGATCGTGACCAGGCCTTTCGAGGGCCTCGCCGCGGAGGGCGACTTGGTCGCGCTGCGCGAGTTCGTCCCGTCGGCGACGGCGAAGCTGCCGTTGCGGGACGGTTCCGAGGTCACCGTCGCCTCGGTGCTGCCGATGGCGGCGGCCGCGGTGCGGCGCACCGACGGGCAGGCCTTCGTCGGCCTCCAGGTGCAGACCCGTTCGGGTGATCTGAGCCGCGACCTGGCCCGCGCGATCGAGTGGGTGCAGCAGGCGGAGCAGGGCGCGTCGCTGCCGGTGGTGGGTCCGGAGCCGGCGCAGGCCGAGGTGCCGACGCGGCTGCAGGACCTGATCGACCCGGCCGCGGAGCTGGAGGTCGTGCTGCACGAGGACTTCTCGTGGTGGCTGCCGGAGGGCACCGAGGCCACCGGTGACGTCGCGCTGTCGTTGGAGCGGGCGAACGCCGCGATCATGCCGACGGAGCGGTTGTCGGCCGAGGGCGCGCGCTCGGCGTACTGGGTGGACCCGGGCGAGAAGGCGCACTTGCGCTGGGTGCGCCCGGAGCCGGAGGAGAAGCTGCTGGCCGCGCTGGCCCGCCTCGCGGCGCGCGGTGAGCTGGCGTTGGACGAGGACAGCAAGTTCGCCGGTTCGTTCCGCGCCCACGGCGTCCTCGTTCCCGTGTGGGACCTGGACCGCGACAAGCACCCGCGCGAGTGGAACGAGCCCGCCGCCGCGCTGGGCGAGCGCTTGGCCGAGGCGCTGAGCTCGCTGGATTCCACGCCGTTGGACGCCGCCGAGCGCCGTTCCCGCGACGGCCTCCGGGGTCGCCAGATCACCTTGCGCTGA